A DNA window from Acidihalobacter prosperus contains the following coding sequences:
- a CDS encoding SHOCT domain-containing protein, producing the protein MGFLIMLAVLAAVVWVVVAVGRSAWKGREAPPTLPRHDSALEALRERYARGEIDRETFDRMRRDIER; encoded by the coding sequence ATGGGATTTCTGATTATGCTGGCGGTGCTGGCCGCGGTGGTCTGGGTGGTCGTCGCGGTAGGGCGTTCGGCCTGGAAGGGGCGAGAAGCGCCACCGACGCTGCCGCGCCACGACAGCGCGCTAGAGGCGCTGCGCGAACGCTACGCCCGCGGCGAGATCGACCGCGAGACCTTCGATCGTATGCGGCGCGATATTGAGCGCTGA